Proteins found in one Methylophilaceae bacterium genomic segment:
- the rpsG gene encoding 30S ribosomal protein S7 has protein sequence MPRRREVPKRDILPDPKFGSEEVSKFVNVLMTGGKKSVAERILYGAFDQITAKSGKDALEVFTTALVNLRPVVEVKSRRVGGANYQVPVEVRPSRRSALAMRWMRDAARKRGEKSMGLRLAAELMEASEGRGSAMKKREEVHRMAEANKAFSHFRF, from the coding sequence ATGCCTAGACGTAGAGAAGTCCCGAAGCGTGACATCCTTCCTGATCCAAAATTTGGTAGTGAAGAAGTATCAAAATTCGTCAACGTATTAATGACTGGTGGTAAAAAGTCAGTTGCGGAGCGTATTTTATATGGCGCTTTTGATCAAATTACCGCCAAAAGTGGCAAGGATGCATTAGAAGTCTTTACCACTGCGTTGGTGAATTTGCGCCCAGTTGTAGAAGTGAAGTCGCGTCGTGTTGGTGGTGCAAACTATCAAGTGCCAGTTGAGGTTCGTCCTAGCCGTCGTAGTGCGCTAGCCATGCGTTGGATGCGTGATGCCGCACGTAAGCGTGGTGAGAAATCAATGGGCTTGCGTTTAGCAGCTGAATTAATGGAGGCTTCTGAAGGTCGTGGCTCTGCGATGAAAAAACGTGAAGAAGTACATCGTATGGCTGAGGCAAACAAAGCATTCTCGCATTTTAGATTTTAA
- the rpsL gene encoding 30S ribosomal protein S12 encodes MPTINQLIRKPRAKVVVKSKVPALEACPQKRGVCTRVYTTTPKKPNSALRKVAKVRLTNGYEVISYIGGEGHNLQEHSVVLLRGGRVKDLPGVRYHMVRGSLDTAGVKDRKQSRSKYGAKRPKAGK; translated from the coding sequence ATGCCAACCATTAATCAGTTAATTCGTAAACCACGCGCTAAAGTGGTTGTTAAAAGTAAAGTGCCAGCGCTAGAAGCGTGCCCACAAAAGCGTGGCGTATGTACGCGTGTTTACACAACCACACCAAAAAAACCAAACTCTGCGTTACGTAAAGTGGCCAAAGTTCGCTTAACTAATGGCTATGAAGTGATTAGTTATATTGGCGGTGAAGGTCATAACTTACAAGAGCATAGTGTGGTGTTATTGCGCGGCGGTCGTGTAAAGGATTTGCCAGGTGTGCGTTACCATATGGTGCGCGGTAGTTTAGATACTGCGGGCGTAAAAGATCGTAAGCAATCTCGTTCTAAATACGGTGCAAAACGCCCTAAAGCAGGTAAGTAA
- the rpoC gene encoding DNA-directed RNA polymerase subunit beta', producing MKALLDLFKQVTQEEEFDAIKVALASPEKIRSWSYGEVKKPETINYRTFKPERDGLFCAKIFGPTKDYECLCGKYKRLKHRGVICEKCGVEVTLSKVRRERMGHIELASPVAHIWFLKSLPSRLGMVLDIALRDIERVLYFEAFIVVDPGMTPLVRGQLLTEDDYLSKVEEYGDEFNAVMGAEAVRELLKTLDIHQEIEILRKDLSETGSEAKIKKIAKRLKVLEAFQKSGIKPEWMILEILPVLPPELRPLVPLDGGRFATSDLNDLYRRVINRNNRLRRLLELRAPEIICRNEKRMLQEAVDSLLDNGRRGKVMTGANKRPLKSLADMIKGKGGRFRQNLLGKRVDYSGRSVIVVGPQLKLHQCGLPKKMALELFKPFIFHKLEVLGLATTIKAAKKKVEEEGPEVWDILEDVIREHPVMLNRAPTLHRLGIQAFEPVLIEGKAIQLHPLVCSAFNADFDGDQMAVHVPLSLEAQMEARTLMLASNNVLSPANGEPIIVPSQDIVLGLYYMTREKVNARGEGMIFSDVKEVQRVYDQGMIDLHAKITVRIKEYEMDVEGNKTEKINRYETTVGRAILSEILPAGLSFSHLSKALKKKEISRLINASFRQVGIRETVIFADKLMYTGYTYATKAGISISVNDMLVPAEKEDLINAADAEVREIHDQYVSGLVTQGERYNKVVDIWGRTGDKVADAMMKQLREEKVLDASGKQVKDENGKPMTQESFNAIYMMADSGARGSAAQVRQLSGMRGLMAKPDGSIIETPIKANFREGLNVLQYFISTHGARKGLADTALKTANSGYLTRRLVDVTQDLVVTELDCGTDSGLVTKALVKGGEIVEPLHDRILGRTAALDVIHPETQEVIYPAGTLLGEDEVERIDALGIDEVKVRTALTCDTRYGICATCYGRDLGRGKLISMGEAVGVIAAQSIGEPGTQLTMRTFHIGGAVSRAATISQVESKSNGTLSFTSNMRYVTNARGEQVVISRNGEVIIMDDNTARERERHKVPYGATLAVSDGKTVKAGQALATWDPHTRPIIIEYAGKVKFENVEEGVTVAKQVDEVTGLSTLVVIDPKQRAGQSKGLRPQIKLLDAAGQEVKVAGSDVPVNVTFQLGCIITVKDGQDVGVGEVIASIPQESSKNRDITGGLPRVAELFEARSPKDAGMLAEVTGSVSFGKDTKGKQRLVITDVDGEVSEFLIAKDKHVTVHDGQVVTKGESIVDGPADPQDILRLRGREALARYVIDEVQDVYRLQGVKINDKHIEVIVRQMLRRVRITDAGDTGFIQGEQVERADVLTENEKVIAENKRPASYEYVLLGITKASLSTDSFISAASFQETTRVLTEAAILGKRDELRGLKENVIVGRLIPAGTGLAYHESRRRAASGLVESAAVAAAEELFAKQDEPLEVTVNQEAESAAPDIETPAE from the coding sequence ATGAAAGCGCTATTAGACTTATTTAAACAGGTAACGCAAGAAGAAGAGTTTGACGCGATTAAGGTCGCGTTAGCCTCGCCTGAAAAAATCCGTTCATGGTCTTATGGGGAAGTAAAAAAACCTGAAACCATCAACTATCGTACATTCAAGCCTGAGCGTGATGGTTTATTCTGTGCAAAAATCTTTGGTCCAACTAAAGATTATGAGTGTTTGTGTGGTAAATATAAACGCCTAAAACACCGCGGTGTGATTTGTGAAAAATGCGGTGTTGAGGTGACTTTATCTAAAGTACGTCGTGAGCGTATGGGGCACATTGAGCTTGCATCTCCTGTTGCGCATATTTGGTTCTTAAAATCATTGCCAAGCCGTTTAGGTATGGTATTAGATATTGCATTGCGTGATATTGAGCGTGTGCTTTATTTTGAAGCATTCATTGTGGTTGATCCTGGTATGACGCCATTAGTACGCGGACAGTTGTTAACAGAGGATGACTATCTTTCCAAAGTGGAAGAGTACGGCGATGAGTTTAATGCAGTCATGGGTGCTGAAGCGGTGCGTGAACTGTTAAAGACCCTAGATATCCATCAAGAAATTGAAATCTTACGTAAAGATTTGTCAGAAACGGGCTCAGAAGCAAAAATTAAGAAAATTGCTAAGCGTCTAAAAGTATTAGAAGCATTCCAAAAATCTGGCATTAAACCAGAGTGGATGATACTTGAAATCTTACCAGTATTACCACCAGAGCTGCGTCCATTGGTACCATTAGATGGTGGTCGTTTTGCAACATCTGATTTGAACGATTTATATCGTCGTGTGATTAACCGTAATAATCGTTTAAGAAGATTATTAGAGTTGCGTGCCCCAGAAATTATTTGCCGCAACGAAAAGCGTATGTTGCAAGAAGCGGTTGACTCATTATTAGACAATGGTCGTCGCGGTAAAGTGATGACAGGTGCAAATAAACGACCATTGAAATCATTGGCCGACATGATTAAAGGTAAAGGCGGTCGTTTCCGTCAAAACTTGTTGGGTAAACGTGTCGATTACTCAGGCCGTTCAGTGATTGTGGTTGGACCACAACTTAAGTTACATCAATGTGGCTTGCCTAAAAAAATGGCGCTTGAGTTATTTAAACCATTTATTTTCCATAAATTGGAAGTGTTGGGTTTAGCAACAACCATTAAAGCAGCTAAGAAAAAAGTAGAAGAAGAAGGACCAGAAGTTTGGGATATCTTGGAAGACGTCATTCGTGAGCATCCTGTGATGCTAAACCGTGCGCCTACATTGCATCGTTTGGGTATCCAAGCCTTTGAGCCTGTATTAATTGAAGGTAAAGCGATTCAATTGCACCCATTGGTTTGTTCGGCATTTAACGCTGACTTCGATGGTGACCAAATGGCTGTTCACGTTCCATTAAGCTTAGAAGCGCAAATGGAAGCACGCACCTTAATGTTGGCCTCAAACAATGTGCTATCACCAGCAAATGGTGAGCCAATTATTGTGCCTTCACAAGATATTGTGTTGGGTCTTTATTACATGACGCGTGAGAAGGTAAATGCGCGCGGTGAAGGCATGATTTTTAGTGACGTAAAAGAAGTGCAGCGCGTCTATGACCAAGGTATGATTGATTTGCACGCGAAAATTACAGTGCGTATCAAAGAGTATGAAATGGATGTTGAAGGTAATAAGACAGAAAAAATCAATCGTTACGAAACGACGGTTGGACGTGCAATCTTGTCAGAAATTTTACCAGCAGGTTTGTCGTTCAGCCATTTATCAAAAGCATTGAAAAAGAAAGAGATTTCTCGCTTAATTAATGCTTCATTCCGTCAAGTTGGTATACGTGAAACAGTTATCTTTGCTGATAAATTGATGTACACAGGTTATACCTATGCGACAAAAGCGGGTATCTCTATTTCTGTGAACGACATGCTTGTGCCAGCAGAAAAAGAAGACTTAATCAATGCCGCCGATGCAGAAGTGCGTGAAATTCACGACCAGTATGTATCTGGTTTAGTCACCCAAGGTGAGCGCTACAATAAAGTGGTGGATATTTGGGGCCGCACAGGTGATAAAGTTGCTGATGCCATGATGAAGCAACTGCGCGAAGAAAAAGTACTAGATGCAAGTGGCAAGCAAGTAAAAGATGAAAATGGCAAGCCAATGACACAAGAGTCATTTAACGCGATTTATATGATGGCCGATTCTGGTGCGCGTGGTTCAGCCGCACAGGTCAGACAGCTTTCAGGTATGCGTGGTTTGATGGCTAAGCCAGATGGTTCTATTATTGAAACACCTATTAAGGCTAACTTCCGAGAAGGCTTAAATGTGTTGCAATACTTTATTTCTACCCACGGCGCCCGTAAAGGCCTAGCAGATACGGCATTAAAAACAGCAAACTCAGGTTATTTAACCCGTCGTTTAGTTGATGTTACACAAGATTTGGTTGTAACCGAGTTGGATTGTGGAACTGATTCAGGCTTGGTCACCAAGGCGTTGGTAAAAGGTGGTGAAATTGTTGAGCCGTTGCATGATCGAATTCTAGGCCGCACAGCAGCTTTAGACGTGATTCATCCTGAGACACAAGAGGTCATTTATCCCGCAGGCACACTGTTAGGTGAAGATGAAGTTGAAAGAATTGATGCTTTGGGTATTGATGAGGTCAAAGTGCGTACAGCCTTGACGTGCGACACGCGCTACGGTATCTGTGCCACTTGCTATGGTCGCGACTTAGGTCGAGGTAAGTTGATTAGTATGGGTGAAGCCGTTGGTGTAATTGCGGCCCAGTCCATCGGTGAGCCAGGTACTCAGTTAACTATGCGTACTTTCCATATTGGTGGTGCGGTGTCGCGTGCGGCTACCATTAGTCAAGTCGAAAGTAAATCTAACGGTACATTAAGTTTTACTTCAAATATGCGCTATGTAACCAATGCGCGTGGCGAACAAGTGGTGATTTCACGTAATGGCGAAGTCATTATTATGGACGACAACACAGCTCGTGAACGCGAGCGTCATAAAGTACCTTACGGTGCAACGTTAGCGGTAAGTGATGGTAAAACTGTTAAGGCTGGTCAAGCCCTAGCGACTTGGGATCCGCATACAAGACCAATCATTATCGAATATGCAGGTAAAGTAAAGTTCGAGAACGTTGAAGAGGGTGTTACTGTCGCTAAGCAAGTCGATGAAGTAACTGGTTTGTCTACTTTGGTCGTTATTGATCCTAAACAGCGCGCAGGTCAAAGCAAAGGTTTGCGTCCGCAAATTAAATTGTTAGATGCTGCGGGTCAAGAAGTAAAGGTAGCTGGCAGTGATGTGCCAGTGAATGTGACATTCCAATTGGGCTGCATCATTACTGTAAAAGATGGTCAAGATGTCGGTGTGGGTGAGGTGATTGCAAGTATCCCACAAGAGTCATCTAAAAACCGTGACATTACTGGTGGTCTACCACGAGTGGCTGAATTATTTGAAGCGCGCTCACCAAAGGATGCAGGTATGTTGGCTGAGGTCACTGGTAGTGTTTCATTTGGTAAAGATACCAAAGGTAAACAACGTTTGGTGATTACCGATGTGGATGGAGAAGTGAGTGAATTCCTAATCGCTAAAGATAAGCACGTAACGGTGCATGATGGCCAAGTCGTTACCAAGGGTGAAAGCATTGTAGACGGCCCAGCAGATCCACAAGATATTCTGCGTTTGCGTGGACGCGAAGCATTGGCAAGGTATGTGATCGATGAGGTGCAAGATGTGTATCGCTTACAAGGTGTTAAGATTAACGATAAACACATTGAAGTCATTGTGCGTCAAATGTTACGTCGTGTTCGCATTACCGATGCAGGCGACACAGGCTTTATTCAAGGTGAACAAGTTGAACGTGCAGATGTATTGACAGAGAACGAAAAAGTCATTGCTGAAAATAAACGCCCAGCTAGTTATGAATACGTGTTGCTTGGCATTACTAAAGCATCACTTTCAACTGATTCGTTTATTTCTGCAGCATCATTCCAAGAGACTACGCGTGTGTTGACCGAAGCAGCTATATTAGGTAAACGTGATGAGTTACGCGGATTAAAAGAAAATGTGATTGTTGGTCGTTTGATTCCTGCAGGTACCGGTTTGGCTTATCATGAGTCCCGTAGAAGAGCGGCGTCTGGATTAGTTGAGTCTGCAGCAGTGGCCGCGGCAGAAGAGTTATTTGCTAAGCAGGATGAGCCACTTGAAGTCACTGTAAATCAAGAAGCCGAAAGTGCTGCACCAGATATTGAAACACCTGCAGAATAA
- the rpoB gene encoding DNA-directed RNA polymerase subunit beta → MSYSFTEKKRIRKSFAKRESVQEVPYLLAMQLESYKAFLQADASRDERKNTGLESAFRSVFPIESHSGNARLDYVSYQLGAEPFDVKECQQRGLTYAAPIRVKVRLTIMDKEASKSTVKEVKEQEVYMGELPLMTENGSFVINGTERVIVSQLHRSPGVFFEHDRGKTHSSGKLLFSARVIPYRGSWLDFEFDPKDYLYFRVDRRRKMPVTVLLKALGFMPEQILEAFGDTDTFHIGPKGVEFTLVPDRLRGEVAKFDITDKNGVVVVAKDKRITVKHIREIEKAGIDKIAVPAEFMLGRAIMKNIIDTETGEVIANANDEMTEELFEKLVEAKVKTVDTLYSNDLDHGDFISQTLRIDEVPDQYAARTAIYRMMRPGEPPTEDSVEALFQGLFFNPDRYDLSVVGRMKFNRRAYPTKLEDRTADWMKRFYERVGPQGDTGEMILSTDDVLAVIGVLLELRNGHGEIDDIDHLGNRRIRSVGELAENQFRAGLVRVERAVKERLSQAESDNLMPHDLINAKPVSSAIREFFGSSQLSQFMDQTNPLSEITHKRRISALGPGGLTRERAGFEVRDVHTTHYGRVCPIETPEGPNIGLINSLALYARTNEYGFLETPYRRVKDNKVSKDIDFLSAIEESEFMIAQANTELDAKGGFKEEIVSSRYQNEFTMAQPESVQYMDVAPGQIVSVAASLIPFLEHDDANRALMGANMQRQAVPCLRAEKAVVGTGIERTVAIDSGTIVQASRGGIVDYVDSSRIVVRVNDDEAVAGQVGVDIYNLTKYTRSNQNTNINQRPLVKIGDTLRRGDVIADGASTDMGELALGQNMLVGFMPWNGYNFEDSILISERVVADDRYTSIHIEELSVVARDTKLGPEEITQDISNLSERMLGRLDESGIIYIGAEVEAGDVLVGKVTPKGETQLTPEEKLLRAIFGEKASDVKDTSLRVPSGTTGTVIDVQVFTREGIDRDARAQQIIDDQLGHFKQDLADQMRIVEDDAFGRIRRLIESQVATGGPNKLKKGDKVSAEYLDSVGRYDWFDIRLSDEDAARQLEQLKDGLTTARANFDNKYEEKKRKLTQGDELPPGVQKMVKVYLAVKRRIQPGDKMAGRHGNKGVISKIAPVEDMPHMADGTPVDIVLNPLGVPSRMNIGQILEVHLGWAAKGLGMRIAEMLEAETKVAEIREFLNKVYNDSTGKKEEIDSLSDAEVIELAHNLKRGVPFATPVFDGAAESDIKEMLDLAFPDDDGRTKQLQFHAGKTQVKLFDGRTGDAFERPVTVGYMHVLKLHHLVDDKMHARSTGPYSLVTQQPLGGKAQFGGQRFGEMEVWALEAYGAAYTLQEMLTVKSDDVNGRTKVYENIVKGEHKIEAGMPESFNVLVKEIRSLAIDIDLDRN, encoded by the coding sequence ATGAGCTATTCCTTTACCGAAAAAAAACGTATTCGTAAGAGTTTCGCTAAAAGAGAAAGTGTGCAGGAAGTACCTTACTTACTTGCGATGCAATTGGAGTCCTACAAAGCCTTTCTACAGGCGGATGCTTCACGGGACGAGCGTAAAAATACAGGCCTCGAGTCAGCTTTCAGATCGGTTTTTCCAATTGAGAGTCATTCGGGTAATGCGCGCTTAGATTATGTCAGCTACCAATTAGGTGCTGAGCCATTTGATGTAAAGGAATGTCAGCAGCGAGGCTTAACTTATGCTGCACCAATTCGAGTTAAAGTGCGTCTAACGATAATGGACAAAGAGGCATCTAAGTCTACGGTAAAAGAAGTTAAAGAGCAGGAAGTTTATATGGGCGAGTTGCCATTGATGACTGAAAACGGCTCATTTGTGATTAATGGTACTGAGCGGGTGATTGTTTCACAATTGCACCGCAGTCCAGGTGTGTTCTTTGAGCACGATAGAGGTAAAACACACAGTTCAGGCAAGTTGCTATTTTCTGCGCGCGTGATTCCTTATCGTGGTTCTTGGTTGGATTTTGAGTTTGATCCTAAGGATTATTTGTATTTCCGCGTTGATCGCCGTCGTAAAATGCCGGTCACTGTGTTGTTAAAAGCGCTCGGCTTTATGCCAGAGCAGATTTTAGAAGCTTTCGGAGATACCGACACATTCCACATTGGACCTAAAGGGGTGGAGTTCACTTTAGTGCCTGATCGTTTACGCGGTGAAGTAGCAAAATTTGATATTACCGATAAAAATGGCGTAGTAGTGGTTGCAAAAGATAAACGTATCACTGTTAAACATATTCGTGAAATTGAAAAAGCGGGCATTGATAAAATCGCAGTGCCAGCTGAGTTTATGCTGGGCCGCGCCATCATGAAAAACATTATCGACACCGAAACAGGTGAAGTGATTGCTAATGCGAATGATGAAATGACTGAAGAGTTGTTTGAGAAGCTAGTTGAAGCTAAAGTCAAAACAGTTGATACGCTTTACTCAAACGATTTGGATCATGGTGACTTTATTTCACAAACACTACGTATCGATGAAGTGCCAGATCAGTATGCCGCACGTACCGCTATTTATCGGATGATGCGTCCAGGTGAGCCGCCGACTGAAGATTCAGTAGAGGCGCTATTTCAAGGTTTATTCTTTAATCCAGATCGCTATGATTTATCTGTAGTAGGTCGTATGAAGTTTAACCGCCGTGCTTACCCAACTAAATTGGAAGACCGTACTGCTGATTGGATGAAGCGATTCTATGAGCGCGTGGGTCCTCAGGGTGATACAGGCGAAATGATTCTGTCGACAGATGATGTGTTGGCTGTGATTGGCGTGTTGTTAGAGTTGCGTAATGGACATGGTGAGATTGATGATATTGACCACTTAGGCAATCGACGTATTCGCTCTGTAGGTGAATTAGCTGAGAACCAATTCCGTGCAGGTTTGGTGCGCGTAGAGCGTGCTGTTAAAGAGCGTTTAAGCCAAGCTGAATCAGATAACCTAATGCCGCATGATTTGATTAATGCGAAGCCAGTCTCAAGTGCGATTAGAGAATTCTTTGGCTCAAGTCAGCTTTCACAGTTTATGGATCAAACTAATCCATTATCAGAGATTACGCATAAGCGCCGTATTTCTGCATTAGGCCCAGGTGGTTTGACTCGCGAGCGTGCAGGTTTTGAAGTGCGCGATGTGCATACGACGCATTATGGTCGCGTTTGTCCAATTGAAACGCCAGAGGGTCCAAACATTGGTTTGATTAACTCGCTGGCATTGTATGCACGGACTAATGAATATGGTTTCTTAGAAACACCATACCGCCGTGTAAAAGATAATAAAGTATCGAAAGATATTGATTTCCTTTCTGCCATCGAAGAAAGTGAATTCATGATTGCGCAAGCGAATACTGAGCTTGATGCTAAAGGTGGTTTTAAAGAGGAAATCGTCTCTTCACGTTATCAAAATGAATTTACGATGGCGCAACCTGAAAGCGTCCAATATATGGACGTCGCACCGGGACAAATTGTATCAGTCGCTGCATCATTGATTCCATTCCTGGAGCATGATGATGCAAACCGTGCGCTGATGGGTGCCAACATGCAACGTCAAGCGGTTCCATGTTTACGCGCTGAAAAAGCAGTGGTTGGGACAGGTATTGAGCGTACAGTTGCGATTGACTCAGGTACGATCGTACAAGCAAGTCGTGGCGGTATTGTTGATTATGTTGACTCAAGCCGTATTGTGGTACGCGTGAATGATGATGAAGCCGTTGCTGGTCAAGTAGGCGTTGATATCTACAACTTAACCAAATACACACGTTCAAACCAAAATACCAATATTAACCAACGACCATTGGTTAAAATTGGCGATACTCTACGTCGTGGTGATGTGATTGCCGATGGTGCTTCTACCGATATGGGTGAATTGGCGCTTGGTCAAAATATGTTAGTTGGTTTTATGCCATGGAACGGCTATAACTTTGAGGATTCAATCTTAATCTCAGAGCGCGTTGTAGCAGATGACCGTTATACGTCTATTCATATTGAAGAGTTATCCGTTGTTGCGCGTGATACCAAATTAGGGCCAGAGGAAATTACACAAGATATTTCGAATCTATCAGAGCGTATGCTAGGCCGTTTAGACGAATCAGGCATCATTTATATTGGTGCTGAAGTCGAAGCTGGCGATGTGTTGGTAGGTAAAGTGACGCCAAAAGGTGAGACACAATTAACGCCAGAAGAAAAGTTGCTACGTGCGATTTTTGGTGAAAAAGCATCTGATGTGAAAGATACGAGTTTGCGTGTACCATCAGGAACAACGGGCACAGTGATTGATGTGCAGGTGTTTACGCGTGAAGGGATTGATCGTGATGCGCGTGCACAACAAATCATTGATGATCAATTAGGTCATTTTAAACAAGATTTAGCCGATCAAATGCGTATTGTTGAAGATGATGCGTTCGGTCGTATTCGTCGCTTAATCGAAAGTCAAGTTGCAACTGGCGGTCCAAACAAGCTGAAAAAAGGCGACAAAGTGTCTGCTGAGTATTTAGATTCGGTAGGGCGTTATGATTGGTTTGATATTCGTTTGTCGGATGAAGATGCTGCACGTCAATTGGAACAACTAAAAGATGGATTAACAACTGCGCGTGCTAATTTTGACAATAAATACGAAGAGAAAAAACGTAAATTAACTCAAGGTGATGAATTGCCACCGGGCGTGCAAAAAATGGTTAAAGTTTATTTAGCTGTTAAACGTCGCATTCAGCCAGGCGATAAAATGGCTGGTCGTCACGGTAACAAAGGGGTTATTTCAAAAATTGCACCAGTTGAAGATATGCCACATATGGCTGATGGTACGCCAGTTGATATTGTGTTGAATCCACTAGGTGTTCCGTCTCGTATGAACATTGGTCAGATTTTAGAAGTACATCTAGGTTGGGCTGCTAAAGGCTTGGGTATGCGAATTGCCGAAATGTTAGAAGCTGAAACTAAAGTGGCTGAAATACGTGAATTTTTAAATAAAGTGTATAACGATAGTACAGGTAAAAAAGAAGAGATTGACAGTTTATCTGATGCTGAAGTGATTGAGCTTGCGCATAATCTCAAACGCGGCGTGCCTTTCGCAACACCAGTATTCGATGGTGCTGCTGAGTCTGATATTAAAGAAATGCTTGATTTGGCTTTCCCGGATGATGATGGGCGCACCAAACAGTTACAATTTCATGCTGGTAAAACGCAAGTTAAATTATTTGATGGACGCACTGGGGACGCTTTTGAACGTCCAGTTACCGTTGGTTATATGCATGTATTGAAATTGCATCATTTGGTTGATGACAAAATGCATGCACGTTCAACGGGTCCTTACAGCTTGGTGACGCAACAACCATTGGGCGGTAAAGCGCAATTTGGCGGTCAACGTTTTGGTGAGATGGAGGTTTGGGCATTGGAGGCTTATGGTGCGGCTTATACCTTGCAAGAGATGCTCACTGTTAAGTCTGATGACGTTAATGGTCGAACTAAAGTGTATGAGAATATCGTTAAAGGCGAACACAAAATTGAAGCTGGTATGCCAGAGTCATTTAACGTGCTGGTAAAAGAAATTCGTTCGCTTGCTATCGACATCGATTTAGATCGCAACTAA
- the rplL gene encoding 50S ribosomal protein L7/L12, with protein MAISKDDILEAISAMSVLDLSALIKEMEEKFGVSAAAAAVAVAAPAAGGDSGAAAAEKSEFDVVLTAAGEQKVSVIKAVRELTGLGLKEAKDLVDGAPKTIKEGLAKAEADEALKKLIEAGATGELK; from the coding sequence ATGGCAATTTCAAAAGACGATATCTTAGAAGCAATCAGTGCAATGTCAGTTTTAGATTTATCTGCATTGATTAAAGAAATGGAAGAAAAATTTGGTGTATCTGCAGCCGCAGCAGCAGTTGCAGTTGCAGCGCCAGCAGCAGGTGGTGATAGTGGTGCTGCAGCAGCTGAAAAATCAGAGTTCGACGTGGTGTTAACTGCAGCTGGCGAACAAAAAGTAAGCGTAATTAAAGCTGTTCGTGAATTAACTGGTCTTGGTTTGAAAGAAGCTAAAGATTTAGTGGATGGAGCACCTAAAACAATTAAAGAAGGTTTGGCAAAAGCAGAAGCTGACGAAGCATTGAAAAAATTAATTGAAGCTGGTGCTACTGGCGAACTTAAATAA
- the rplJ gene encoding 50S ribosomal protein L10 has product MSLNLTEKKAVVAEVSEQVASAQAIVLAEYRGLTVTEITSLRAEARKAGVYLRVLKNTLVRRAIDGTPFSGLTNDMVGPLMFGISADPVAAAKVMNSFAKTNDKFVIKAGAMPNEVLDQAGVKALATMPSREELLSKLLGTMQAPVAKFVQTLNEVPTKFVRGLAAVRDQKAA; this is encoded by the coding sequence TTGAGTCTCAATCTAACAGAGAAAAAAGCAGTAGTTGCTGAAGTCAGCGAGCAAGTCGCGTCGGCGCAAGCAATTGTTCTTGCTGAGTATCGTGGCTTGACGGTGACAGAAATTACGTCACTAAGAGCTGAAGCTAGAAAAGCTGGTGTTTATTTGCGTGTTCTTAAAAACACGTTAGTCCGTCGTGCAATCGACGGTACGCCGTTTTCTGGTTTAACAAACGATATGGTTGGTCCATTGATGTTTGGCATTTCAGCCGATCCAGTGGCAGCAGCAAAAGTAATGAACAGTTTTGCGAAGACTAACGATAAGTTTGTGATCAAAGCAGGCGCAATGCCAAACGAAGTTTTAGACCAAGCAGGTGTAAAAGCGTTGGCAACAATGCCTAGCCGTGAAGAGCTGTTGTCTAAATTGCTCGGTACTATGCAAGCTCCTGTGGCCAAATTTGTGCAGACACTTAATGAAGTGCCTACCAAATTTGTACGCGGTCTTGCTGCAGTACGTGATCAAAAAGCAGCTTAA
- the rplA gene encoding 50S ribosomal protein L1 translates to MAKRINALRAKIDRNKLYPAQEALTLAKEGAKVKFDESIDISINLGIDAKKSDQLVRGSLVLPNGIGKTTRVAVFAQGAQADAAKEAGADIVGFEDLAEQIKGGMMDFDVVIATPDAMRIVGTLGQVLGPRGLMPNPKVGTVTPDAATAVKNAKAGQVQYRTDKGGIIHCTIGRASFTVEQLSGNMIALVEAISKAKPASSKGVYLKKMSISSTMGPGIRVDQATLAS, encoded by the coding sequence ATGGCTAAAAGAATAAATGCACTTCGTGCAAAAATTGATCGTAATAAATTATATCCAGCGCAAGAGGCGCTAACACTTGCTAAAGAAGGTGCAAAAGTTAAGTTTGATGAGTCTATTGATATCTCAATTAACCTAGGAATTGATGCTAAAAAATCAGATCAATTGGTTCGCGGTTCTTTAGTGTTGCCAAATGGTATTGGTAAAACAACACGAGTAGCTGTTTTTGCACAAGGTGCACAAGCAGATGCAGCTAAAGAAGCGGGTGCTGATATTGTAGGTTTTGAAGACCTTGCTGAGCAAATTAAAGGCGGCATGATGGATTTTGATGTTGTGATTGCAACACCAGATGCAATGAGAATAGTTGGTACCTTAGGTCAAGTATTAGGCCCACGTGGTTTAATGCCAAACCCAAAAGTGGGTACGGTAACGCCAGATGCAGCAACAGCAGTAAAAAATGCGAAAGCTGGTCAGGTGCAATACCGTACAGATAAAGGCGGTATTATTCATTGCACAATCGGCCGTGCTTCATTTACCGTTGAACAACTTTCAGGAAATATGATTGCGTTAGTAGAGGCGATCAGTAAAGCTAAGCCAGCTTCATCTAAAGGTGTTTATTTAAAGAAAATGTCTATTTCTAGCACGATGGGTCCTGGTATTCGCGTGGATCAAGCTACACTAGCATCATAA